A single region of the Epinephelus moara isolate mb chromosome 16, YSFRI_EMoa_1.0, whole genome shotgun sequence genome encodes:
- the timm17b gene encoding mitochondrial import inner membrane translocase subunit Tim17-B: MEEYAREPCPWRIVDDCGGAFTMGAIGGGVFQAVKGFRNAPAGVGHRLRGSANAVRIRAPQIGGSFAVWGGLFSTIDCGLVRLRGKEDPWNSITSGALTGAILAARSGPLTMMGSAMMGGILLALIEGFGILLTRYTAHQFQNPIPFAEDPSQLPPKDGGQQQQEAKGQFQ, translated from the exons TCCCTGGAGGATAGTGGATGACTGTGGAGGTGCTTTCACCATGGGTGCTATCGGAGGAGGGGTGTTCCAGGCGGTCAAGGGCTTTCGTAATGCCCCTGCA GGTGTCGGACACAGACTGAGAGGAAGTGCAAACGCAGTGAGAATAAGAGCTCCACAGATCGGAG GTAGCTTTGCCGTATGGGGAGGTCTCTTCTCCACCATCGACTGTGGTTTAGTTCGCCTCAGAGGGAAAGAGGATCCTTGGAACTCTATAACAAGTGGTGCGCTGACAGGGGCCATCCTGGCAGCACGCA GTGGGCCGTTAACTATGATGGGCTCTGCCATGATGGGGGGCATCTTGCTCGCTCTCATTGAGGGTTTTGGGATCCTCCTCACCAGATATACAGCACACCAGTTCCAGAACC CTATTCCCTTTGCAGAGGACCCCAGTCAGTTACCACCAAAGGATGgaggtcagcagcagcaggaggcgaAGGGACAATTTCAGTAG